Genomic window (Vibrio coralliirubri):
GGTTGCTGAAAGTGCAGTACACAAAGCGGCGAAACTCGATACGTCACCCGTACCGGATTTGTCTTTGCTGAACACCATTTTCAGTGCAGTTGGGAGGTGTCTAAACTGGAGTAAGCCTAAGCGAAAAGTAAAGTAGATACCTGTACCCACTAGCAGAATAAGCAGTGGTGGTCCCCAAACGAATTGGTTGATGGTTTGTAGTGTAGCTTGTAGGTGGTTCATAGATTCCCCTTAATAAATTAAAAATTTAAGGAGAAGAGGGAAGGCAGTGCAGATCACAGGGATCGAGAGCACTACTTAATACATACGGATTTCTAGATAGAATTCTTTTGTTAATTAAGGCTGTTGCTTTCCACTCCTCTGTCCTTTTGCCTGAGAGTTTCACTTAGCGAATCACTTATAGATAAGTAACGGGCACTAAGCTTGCTCCTTCGGCGACCGATCTAACGGTTCTCTCCAGAGGTTCCTCCAACGACAGTCCTCACTTTTCTGGATTTCTCCAGCATAAAGCACCTGAAAGATTTACTTCTTCGGCGGGTCAATCTAACTAAATGTTAATATTTAGTTAAAAACCACTCTCCTGCAGTCTTCATCGGAACAATTACCTAAGTAATTAGGTAATCTGTAGGCGTATCCTAGATCATATAAAATGTGATGTCAGCTACAAAATATCTGTTTGCACAAATGTTGTTCAACTAAATGATCAAACAACGAGTCTCTGACGTAACTTGCTTATTTAAATGGTATAAAATAGAGAAACAAGGAGGAGTTATGACTCGACTAATAGCGATTGTTTTTTTATTGGCTTTGGCATTTGTATTATTTCGTTACCGGACAAACGAAAAACTGCAAAAATGGGTAGTGATAGTTATCGTTAGCAGCTTCCTTTTGTATACTGCCAGCTTGATGATTTCGGAGTTAACTCGTTAACCCTGCCTGTAAACAGGTGGGATGAATGTGTTAGCAGAGCTTAAGTGCTTCTGGCTTGAGCGATAGGTTTAACTGAGCCTGCACTATCAGTATTGGCATTCGTGTCAGTGACCGCGTAACGTTAAACAAATTTTTGGGAGTACCCGCTAGTGAACCAGCAATCTGGACAAAGCGAACAAGATGAAGTGGTTGTTATTGAAGAACGCGATAAGCGCAGTCAGCTCTATATCGGCATTGCTGCGGTTATAGGTTTAGCACTGGGTGGCTTAATTGGTTCTACAATTACGGCTTCAAAGTGGGAGTCCACTTATCAGGTACTCGAAACTCGTTATCAAGAACTGCATGACAGCAGAGCACAGTTGATGACATCCGTTGAAACTAAAGTGGCAAAAGTTGATACCGAAATCGATGCGAAAGTAGAAGCTGCTCTAGTGAAACAAACGGAGGAGCATCAAAAAGAACTCCAAGAATTAGCGAAACAGTCTTCGGTTTTAGAGAAGGCGAACTACTCGTTAGAGCAACAGCTAAATGAACAGAAGCAAACGTTAGAGCAAACTCAGCAAGACAACCAGAAACTTAATCGTCAAGCTGACATGCAATCGACTTTGTTTGAGCGTTCGCGTGAAGTTTTCCGAAAAGAATTACAGATTTCTCAAGAACTTGAAAAACTTGAGAAAGAAAGAGACCAACTCGAGCAGAACCTTGGCTCTCTTAAGAAAGCGTGTGATGTTTACTTAGATGGCACATCATGGGATGCGAAATCTGACGCGTGTGAGAAGCAAGATAACGCTAACTCTCGACTGAGTGATATCAGACAAATGATTGAAGTCCACACCATGGACCTCAAGCAGATCAAAACGCTCACTGAAGAGATGGGTCTATAAGCCGCAGGCTTTACCAACCTAACGTTAGTTTTGCATTAAATATTGAAACGCCCACATCACACACTTGATGTGGGCGTTTTGCGTTTGTCGAGAGCATAGATCCGGAGCTTTCTCATTATTGATTATTTGCGTGTTTTCATTGTTTGCTTAGATATTTGTGAATAGTTACGTATATCCACAACGATATGTTACTTGTTGTCTATTAAATGACTTTGCATACATATTTTCAGATCAGAGTCGCTGCATAATGGTGGTGTTCAGGATGAACACGCAGTCGATTGCTAGCTCGCATTTGGCTGCTTTGACGACAAGGGATGGACTGATGCCAGAGAATCTTTGTGAGAACTGCACCATAGCTTATTGTTTCGATGATTGTCGCTCGCCAATAGCGCAAAAAGAGATGATCGAAATAGAAGAATTAGTTCGTCGTGTCGACGTTGAACACGATGATGAACAGAGTGAAAAGGGTGAGCTGGGCATTGAAGATAGCAATTAATCTAATCATTCAGACATAAAAAATCCCCACAAGCCAAGCTGGTAGGGATTTTGGATAAGTTGCAGTCCTGTTCTCGCTTTCTCAAGCAAAGGGTCTTACAAAAATTTTTAGAACAGTTTCGTTTATTAGAGCTGTGTCGTTTCTTAGAATCCAGTTTAGCTACTAGAGCAAAACCTCATTCCACTAAACGTTATTTCTCATATGTTTTGATTTCGCCTGATTTCACACGAGCAACGAACGATTGCAGTTCTTTCTTCACAACTGGCATCAAGAAGTACAGACCAAGAATGTTGAAGATAGACATCGCAAAGATAGCCGCATCAGAGAAGTCGATTACCGCACCAAATTGAATCGTGGCACCAATAACAACAAACACACAGAACATCACTTTGAAAATCAGCTCCGTTGTTTTGCCTTCACCAAATAGGTAAGTCCAAGCTTTAAGACCGTAGTACGACCAAGAGATCATGGTAGAAAACGCAAACATGATTACTGCGAGAGCGAGTGTGTATTTGAATACTTCTGCCGTTTCAGTAAACGATGCAGCAGTCAGCGTTACACCCGTTAAACCAGAACCATCGAATGGACCTACGTTTAAACCAGCGATAGTGATAACCAATGCTGTCATTGTACAAATGATTACTGTATCAACGAACGGTTCTAATAGTGATACTAGACCTTCGGTGATTGGTTCTTTTGTTTTAACCGCTGAGTGAGCGATAGCTGCTGAACCTACACCTGCTTCGTTCGAGAACGTTGCACGCTTCAAGCCTTGAATTAAAGCACCAATGAATCCACCAACAACACCTTCACCAGTAAATGCACCTGTAAAGATTGCGCTGAACGCAGGGCCAACTTGATCAAGGTTAGAACCGATAACAATCAGAGCCATACCGATATACAGAGCAGCCATCCAAGGAACAACTTTTTCCGTTACCGATGCGATAGAAGGCATACCACCAACAATCACAGAGAAAACTAAAGAGGCAAGTACAAGGCCAGTGATCACACCGTATTCACTTGGTACATCAAATGCGTAAGTTAACATGGCGTGTGCTTGGTTAGCTTGGAACATGTTACCGCCGCCTAATGCGCCTAAAATACACATTAATGCGAAACCAATAGCGAGCACTTTGCCGAGTCCGCCTAAACCTCGTTCACCAAGACCTTGGCTTAGGTAGTACATTGGACCACCCGAAACAACACCAGAAGGTAGGATAGTTCGGTATTTAACACCTAAGGTACACTCACAGAACTTAGAAGCCATACCCAGAAGGCCACACAAGATCATCCAGAATGTCGCGCCAGGGCCACCAATCGCAAGTGCAGCTCCGACACCGGCAATGTTACCAAGCCCGACAGTACCAGAAAGCGCCGTTGTTAACGCTTGAAAGTGAGAAACCTCGCCGTCCTCTTTAGAGTTAGGATCGGTATACTTACCTTTGATAATGTCTATCGCCATGCCGACACGTTTAAATTGAACAAAGCCAAAATAAACAGTGAATATGATCGCAGCGAGCAACAGCCAGCCAACAATCACTGGGAAGTTAGCTTCACCAATCGGTACACTTTTAAATATCAGCCCAACGAACCAACCTGTGTATTCGTTGAAAAATCCATCAACACTTTGACTTAAGTTGCTGATAGCTTGGTTAAATGATCCTTCTTCTGCAAATGCACTGGAACTAAACAATAATATAAACCCAAAAAATAATTCACGTATGTTTTTCATGGTTTTCCCTGTCTTTTTAATAAATTATGTTTGTTGCTGTTGTGTTTGTTTTCTATTTGATTTGTATATTTCAGTGGTTTATCTACTTCATTCGACTGCAACATAAACGGCTGTAGCTAGGTCGAAAAACGAAATAAATATAAGTACTGATCTTGCTTTATATGGATATCCTTTTGGTATGTGCACCAATAAGACTATGGTATTCGGGCTACCAAGCCCTACTGATAATCCTATACATAAAAATAATGCCAACAAAGAAATTTTTACAATAAATTTACAATTGTTCGGGTTTTGTCATCATTTGGGAATAAGTCGGTGCTTTTTAGGCTGAGAAAAGTATATGCAGTAGTTGTTTTAGGGACGGGTGAAGGAGAATTCAGAGTGATGGGCTTTAGGGACATAGGGGGGACATAGAGGGAACGTAGGAGAGTTCGAGTATTCGATATGTTTTGGCGGTGTTTAAACATTCGAAGGCTGAAGGTGTATTCGGATCTGAGGATATTAAAAAAGCCCTTTATCAGAGCTTTTTTAATGAGCGGAAAGCATGAATACTTTCCGCTAGAACGTAAAACTAAACGGCTCGATGACTATTGCTATTGCCAACCGTGCCTTTGCTGGATTTGTGGTAGAGCTTAAGTGCCAATAACGAACCCCACAATAAAACCTGTCCCCATAGTAATGTCCATTGAGACGCCACTTCTTGCCAAGATGCACCCATCTGATTAAGTGCTAAGAAACCTTGGATCGCCGGTGTGCTTGGGAACAGCTGTGATAACAAAACTAACCATTCAGGCATCATTTCAACCGGCCAGATAAAACCTGAAGAGAAGATCAGTGGCATTGAACTGATTAACACTACAACCGTGACTAGCTCTCTTCGTGGCACTAACTCACCAATAAAAATCCCGATCAAACAGCTGGCCAGTAAGAAGGGCAGAAGTAAGGTTAAGATCTGTGTTGTTGAGGCGAGCTGGTTTATCCCATACATCGAAAAGCTAGCGCCGAAGTAGTACATCGACAACAAGTAATAAATGCCGACTAAGGTACAACAGCGGGCAAGCATCAGTTTCGCTGGAGAGGTTTTGCTCCAGTAGCCAAACGTTGATTGAGCATTTTGGGTCGCTCCAACTAAACCAGAAGCCATGGCTAAAGTTTGTTGCAGGATCAAAACAAAGACGGCTGGAACCACGTAATCGATGTATCCCATGCGACTATTAAACGTTGGTTTCAGGTTCAAGCTGAATGCACTGTAACCTTTGGCTGCTGATTCTAAAGGCACGCCTTCGACTAACAAATGACTGACCTTAACTTGCGCAGCTAACGTGCCACCGGCCTTGGCAAGCCCTTCAACAATGGTTCCGTAGACCAAGAAGTAAGAAGCATCACCAGCGTAAGAAAGCGTCGGGCTCTTACCGAGCAGCAAGTCCTTATAGAAGTCTTCTGGAATGACAAGGAATCCGCCAATCTCTTGGTTAAGCACGGCTTGTTTTGCATCGGCGATGGTGGAGTCTCGACGGACCAATTCTATTTGAGAGGTGGCATCGACCATTCGTTCTAATTGGTAGCTGCTTTGACTCTTATCCAAGTTCACAACCGAGGCTTTCAGTTGTTGAGGAACTTGGTTCGCGTAAGGCAATGGATACAAGAATGAATAGAAGACCACACCACCAAATACCGTAAGAAGCACGACAGGATTGCGTAATACCGCTAAGAGTTCTTGTTTGAGCAGTTGAGTAAAGCTCATCGTTTTACTCCTTGTTGTGCTGATGCTTCTGGCTGTGTTGACGGCGTTGTTTTTGCAGATAAAGCTGCTTTTGCTGATAGACCTGCTTTTGTAGATGGATCTGCTTGTGCAGTTAGAGTTGATTGCGCCAAGTGTTTCTTAATTAACAACATCACCACCAAAGCAGGAACCGCGTACCACAACATAGAAGAGAGGCTGATCAAAGACTGTGCTGCGCTCACACCATAACTAGACTGTGCTGTTTGTACTTCGATGTAATGACTCACGGGCAATAAGCTTCTCCAAATTTGAGCTGCCGTGTTCATGTCTGTTACTGGAAAGGTAATACCCATGAACGCAAAACTTGGTGCCGTAAATGCGCCAGCGAAACTTATCGCCCTTGCAGGATCAAGTGTTAAGAAGAAAAACAAACAACCCATGATGATACAACTGATGACGGTTAGCAGTTGGGCAATGGTTAATGCCACAAAGCTGCCGTTAAATGGCCAGTCTAAGAGCACATAGAACCAAAAACTAAACGCGATACCAAACATCAAAAACAAGACAAGGTAGGGCGTTAATGTCGATGCGAGTGACTTCATAGGGGCGTTGGATAACCAAGCGTGAAGGCCACGAGCTCTAACGTTTGCCGTCAAAACCAATATCGTGCCCACCACAATCATGATCTGCCATAGTGCAGGAATAACCGCAGACACCAAAAACTGAGAATAACTGGTGTTCTTGTTGAACAGTGGCGTGATCTGGCTTTGCACTGTTACTGCTTGGCCTAATGCGGATTGCACCGTGGTATTACCGTGTGACAACTGTTTCACGACTTCAAGTTGCGCGTTAAAAGTCCCTTGAGCTTGCAACAGAGCCGAGTTCACCAGCTTACCGATTAGGATAAATTGGCTGTTATAGAACACAGACACTTGCGGATTCAAGCCGAGCAGTAGGTCTCGGTCGAAGTGCCTTGGTATCACAACATAACCATAGATATCGCGTTCGATCATCGCTTTCGCCGCATCACTCGCAGAGCTGTATTTCTGAGTGACTTGCAGCGTTGGTGACGCATCAACAAGGCGTGTGAACTGTTGCGAGATTTGACTGTGCTCAAGGTCGACAACTGCGACCGGTAAGTCACGAGCGATCCCTTGTGAAAAAATCAGCCAGATACTGGCAGCAAGCAGCAAAGGAATCCAAGTTAGGCAAGACAACAACCATTTGTCTTTGCGGACAATCGCCCACTGCCTAAGCAAGGTATTCTTCACTCTATGATGCTCAGTTGATTGCGAGCCTCTAGATTGCGAGCTTTTAGATTGTGAACCTATCGATCGAAAGTTAGCAGACATACGTCACCTAAAGCTCAACCACTAGGCTCATGCCCATACGCAGTGTTTCGCTCGTATCGACAGGGTGCGCTTCTACTTCAAAAGTACGTAAGTCGAAGCCTTGCGCTGCGTCTGTTGAACGCCAAGTTGCGAAATCACCCATTACGGCAATGTGAGTCACTTGGAAAGTTAATGATTTATCCAGAGCCGGCAGGTACGCCTCAAACTGGCTGCCTTTCTCGAAATGCTTAAGCATGTCTTCACGAACATTGAGCACAGCCCAAGCATCCTTGGTGTCGATAACAGTCACAACAGGGAAGCCTTGTGGTGCGAGTTCACCACTGCTTAATAGAACCTGAGAGACTTCGCCATTAAACCAGCTGTGGATCTGTGTGTCTTTTGCGTAAGCTTCAACTTCTGCTACCGCACCCGCTGCCATTAACGCTTTTTGAGCGGCGGCCACTTTGGTTTCATCACGAGCACCTTCTTGCGCTAATTGATACATTTGGAACGCAGCGCTTTCGGTGTACTTCGCCGCTTGCCACTGTGTTTTGGCTTCATCGCGTTTTTGTTCGGCAACCACACCATCGTTGTAAAGGTTGTTTACACGTTGGTAGGTTTTGTCCATCAGGTCGGCAGCTGCTTTGGCTTTTAACCACTGGTCTTTAGCGGCTTGGATCTGTTGAGTACGCGCGCCATTCTCTGCTTCTTGTGCTAACGCACCAGCGGCTTTCTGACCGGCCTTTGCTTGTTCTAATTTCGCATCAATCTCAGGGCTAAGAAGAGAAAAGATCAATTCGCCTTTTTCAACTGAATCGCCTTTACGCACGAATATTTCATCAATTCTGCCAGGTACTTTCGATGAGATGCTGTATTGTTGCGCATCGATTTGACCTTGAAGCTTAACAGGTTGAGGTTGATAAGCTTGGTAGAAACTGTATCCGACCCAGCCAATAACGCCGATACCAACTAAAGATAGAAGAAGGGGCTTAATAGGTTTCATGAATTATCCTTTTGACTGGCTATCAGTGTCTGTATTTGAGTCGAAATCAGACGGAACAGAAGAGGTTAAGTAACTTGAGTAAGCATTCATTTCGCTGGTTAGCGCTAACAGCTTGTTGAGAGAGATTAGGTATTTGAATCGCGCAGCAGATTGCTGGGTTTTAATACTCGCAAGATAGAGCTCGGCATCAACCACTTCTAATGAGTTAGAGAGCCCTTGTGTGAAGGCTTTTTTACGAAGCAATAGGTTTTCCTGAGCCAAAGACAAGCTTGAGTTGAGGCCTTGAACCTCTTCAATTGCTTGGTTTGCTTCAAGGTAAGTCTTTTGTACCAATACGGTTAAGTCTTGCTTGGCTTGTGACTTAAGGAATTGAACCTGTGATACGGCACTGTGAGCGGCGGCGACTTTGTCGGAACGGCCTGAAGTGTCAAGTAGTGGTACATTCACACCAATGCCAACCAACCAATCGGGTTTCATTTCACTGGCTAAAGAGTCATCTTCATACAGGCTGTAATCACCGTACAGGTATACTTCTGGGTAGTATTTACCTTTCTCGGCTTTAATTAAGCTGCTTGCTTGTTTCTCTTTTGCATCAAGAATCTTAAGGCCGGGGTAGGTCATGAGTGTTTGGTCAATGAACACGTCCATATGAGGCAGGTTCTTATTGATAAACAGTTGTTCAGAGGGTTCTACACTTTCACTTTGACCAAGGATCTGAGTCAGCGCCAATTGCGCAATTTTAAGATCGTTCTGAGCTTTCGCTCGTTCAACAATCGCTTTATCTAAAGAAGCATCGGCTTGTAGGCGTTCTACTCGTGCGATTTGTCCTTGCTGTTCAAGCTTGATGGCGAAATCACGATGCTGAGTTAAGCCTGCTTCAACGGCTTGACGCGTTCTCACGACGTCTTCCGCTAAGATCACCGAGAAGTAATACTTACTTAAGTCTTCGTAGCGAGCTTGCTTCTCCATTAAGAGTTGGCTTTGCGCTTCTTCGCTTTTACCTTCAGCGGCATTTTGCGCAGCGGTAATTCGACCACCTGTAAAGATAGGCCACACCGCGCGAATGGAAGAGCTAAAGATGTCTTGTTCGGTAATCGTTGAGGTAACGCCACCAACTAGAGGGCGCAAAATCGCGGATATAGCAGGGTTTACTCCACTCAAGCTATCTGAAAACTGTTCACCATTAATCGTCACATCACTATCAAGGTGCGTGTAGTTAGCCCCTAAGGTAATAGAAGGAAGATTGAGGCTGCTTGTTGAGTTCTGAAGGTGTTGATAACGTTCAACATTGGCTTGTTGAGCCGCAAGTGAGTTGTTGTTTTCTTGCAATATTTGCCACGCTTCAGAAAAAGTGAGCGGAGCTGCATAGCCTGGCGAAGCCATAGTGCCGAGAAGCATACTGGCGATCGCAAGGTATCGGAATTTTGGTTTGGTCATCTGCATTAAATACCAATTAGAGTATTAACTCTAATGTTAACAGGGCGATAGTCATTTGTCTTGAATAGATTGTCTCATATGAATAGAAATTCTCATAACTCGTTAATCAAGTGTAAATAAGATTGAGTGATGTGAATATCGAAGATAAATGAAACTTAAAAAGCACGCAGAAGCGTGCTCTTTAAGTTCAGTATAGAAGTGTTTTTACAAAATGAAGTGGCTTATTTAAAGCTAGGACAATGGTGATCGGCGCGCCATACCAATTGTCTTGAACCTTGCATTGTTTGTAATAAATCTCTACCTGACATTTGCGGGAATGCTAACAATACCTTGAGATCGAGTGGGGAGGTGCCATCTTTCTCATAGGCTCTTACGTGAGTAAAAGTCGATTGTAAGTGTTTGAACAGCATAGTCTTAGTAAGACAAATTCCAAAGTTATCGCGTTTCATTGCCTTGTTTCCTTTTCAACAATGTTTATACGTTATGTTTGTTATCCTGTTTCTATTGGACGTTGCCACTGATCGATACTTCCTGCTCATCAATGTTTTATTATTGGGTGATGCTTTTATCAGTCACCTCTTCGTTGTCTGGCTAGCCGAGTGTGAATTAGCGATGGATGAATAGGGGAGAATACTTAATCCGTTTGTTCATCATTCGTAACGGCGAGCTTGCAACTTTTAGTTATAGATACGTCCAGCGAGCGAAGGGTTGTTGCTATTTTGTTAATCGAAGTTTCGATTCAAAGTGCGGTCTGAAAATCATGACCTATGGCTTAGCAACAATAAACTTCTTCATATGCAACCATTATAATTGTATTTATTTTAAACAACCTAAAAAACACCTAAAAGCTTAGTGATCTAGCTCAATATTTATTCGTTTATTTTGGTTTTTAAGCTAATCCGTTCTAAAAATGAACGATTAATCGAGATGAACAACGTAAAGGATTATCAATTAACAATCTGCTCAATTATTTAGTTGAGTAGCAGTCACAAATTCACGTCCCTAGAAAGGTCATGCGATTAACTTGGTGTTAACATTGTTCGTCTAACACTAGGGACGGTGGAATATGAAATGGAGCAGTATCAGTTTCCGTAAAAGGTTACTGATTATCATGACGGTCACTGGCCTCGTTGAACTTTTGATTCTTGCAGCGGCTGGTTTTTATTACATCAAACAATCTCAAGAACAAGAGATGGGTTTGAAAGCGTTAGGTGTTGCTGAATTTCTATCTGAATCGCCACTAGTCACCAGCATTATTCAAGAAAATGGAACGTTGGACCCTAATGGTGTTCCCTACGTTCTGTCTGAAGAAACCCAAGTTAAATTTCGTAACCTTACTCAGCTCATTGGCGCGGCGTTTATCGTTGTGGGAGATGATAAAGGTATCCGCCTGATTCACCCTTATGATGACAGGCTCGGTAAACCCATGCGTGGTGGCGATAACCAAAAAGCATTGGTATTGGGTGAGTCTTATGTGTCGACGGCCAAAGGGTCGCTTGGTTTCTCAGTTCGTGGTAAATCCGCGGTAAAAGACACCCAAGGGACCATTATTGGGGTGGTGTCAGTTGGTTACTTATTGGATTCTTTACAAGATCGAATCGAACCTTACTTAGCCTTTTTGATTGTGATGGCGTTGCTGGTGGTTGCGGTCAACGCTTTGATTTCGAGTTATGTATCTCGCCGTTTTCAACGCGCTATTTTGGGCTTTGAGCCTGAAGAGATAGGCCGGTTGTATGTTGAGCTAGATGTAACCATGAGTACCGTGAAAGAGGGCATTCTGAGCATCGATAAGCACGGCATTTTGCGTTCTATTAATAAGAGTGCCTGCGATATTTTATCGATAGACAGGGATAAAGCACTCAATCAACAGCGCCTTTCTGATGTATTGCCAGGCAGTGATTTAGAACAGCTGCTATCAACCGGCGACACCGACCACGATGTAGAGTTGTATTTGAACAATAAGCGAATTATTGCCAACCGTAGCCCGATTATAGTGGCAGGTGAAGTGGTCGGGGCGGTATCGAGTTTCCGATTACGCGATGAAATCAACGATTTAACCGATCAGCTCTCACAAACCAAAGAGTATGCAGATCTACTGCGTTCACAAACCCATGAGCATCAAAACAAGCTCAACACCATTAGCGGCTTGATCCAGATGGGCGAGTTGGACTCAGTACAGCAGTTGATTGGCCAAGAAACCGCGCACTATCAAAGCTTGATCGAGTTCTTGCGTGAAACCGTTAAAGACCCACTCATTGCAGGTATGCTCCTTGGGAAAACGGAGCGCGCGCGAGAAATTGGTTTAGAGCTCAAAGTAGAAGAAGGCTCAAGGCTTGAAGCATTGCCTAGCTGGTTAAATGCGGATGACGTTGTCACAATCCTTGGCAACCTGATTGATAACGCCTTTGATGCCACCATGACGGCGATTAAGCAAGAGGGTCAAATTGCACCCGCGCGTCGGGTTATTGAAGTTTCAATCAGTGATTTTGGTAATGAAATTATCGTAGAAGTAGAAGACAAAGGGTGCGGTTTGCCGAAAGAGTTGGCAACCAAAGCACTTACCGAAAAAGGCGTATCGAGCAAAGCGAAGCAAAATCGTGGTGTGGGTTTGTATCTGATAAAGCAGCTGGCAGACCGATATCAAGGGCAGCTTGAAATGGTCGACAACCACGATTTTGGCACGCGAATGACGGTTTATCTGCCAAAAGAAGAACAATAATTATTAAGCACGAATCGATCTTGTGAAGATCATCGTGACGGAAAAAGCATGGTTAAAGGAAGAACATAAATGAACGCAATCACGAGAGTCATGGTCATTGAAGATGATATTGCGATTGCAGAGCTACACCATCGTTATTTAGAACAGATGGGTGGCTTTGACGTGGTCGGCATTGCCACCACACAGTCTGAAGCGCTCATGCAACTGGACATCTTAAAACCTGATTTGGTGTTATTGGATGTGTATCTGCCGGACGGGTGTGGGCTCGATATTCTTAATCACGTAAGAGGGAG
Coding sequences:
- a CDS encoding chromosome partitioning protein ParA, translated to MNQQSGQSEQDEVVVIEERDKRSQLYIGIAAVIGLALGGLIGSTITASKWESTYQVLETRYQELHDSRAQLMTSVETKVAKVDTEIDAKVEAALVKQTEEHQKELQELAKQSSVLEKANYSLEQQLNEQKQTLEQTQQDNQKLNRQADMQSTLFERSREVFRKELQISQELEKLEKERDQLEQNLGSLKKACDVYLDGTSWDAKSDACEKQDNANSRLSDIRQMIEVHTMDLKQIKTLTEEMGL
- a CDS encoding alanine/glycine:cation symporter family protein, with translation MKNIRELFFGFILLFSSSAFAEEGSFNQAISNLSQSVDGFFNEYTGWFVGLIFKSVPIGEANFPVIVGWLLLAAIIFTVYFGFVQFKRVGMAIDIIKGKYTDPNSKEDGEVSHFQALTTALSGTVGLGNIAGVGAALAIGGPGATFWMILCGLLGMASKFCECTLGVKYRTILPSGVVSGGPMYYLSQGLGERGLGGLGKVLAIGFALMCILGALGGGNMFQANQAHAMLTYAFDVPSEYGVITGLVLASLVFSVIVGGMPSIASVTEKVVPWMAALYIGMALIVIGSNLDQVGPAFSAIFTGAFTGEGVVGGFIGALIQGLKRATFSNEAGVGSAAIAHSAVKTKEPITEGLVSLLEPFVDTVIICTMTALVITIAGLNVGPFDGSGLTGVTLTAASFTETAEVFKYTLALAVIMFAFSTMISWSYYGLKAWTYLFGEGKTTELIFKVMFCVFVVIGATIQFGAVIDFSDAAIFAMSIFNILGLYFLMPVVKKELQSFVARVKSGEIKTYEK
- a CDS encoding ABC transporter permease — translated: MSFTQLLKQELLAVLRNPVVLLTVFGGVVFYSFLYPLPYANQVPQQLKASVVNLDKSQSSYQLERMVDATSQIELVRRDSTIADAKQAVLNQEIGGFLVIPEDFYKDLLLGKSPTLSYAGDASYFLVYGTIVEGLAKAGGTLAAQVKVSHLLVEGVPLESAAKGYSAFSLNLKPTFNSRMGYIDYVVPAVFVLILQQTLAMASGLVGATQNAQSTFGYWSKTSPAKLMLARCCTLVGIYYLLSMYYFGASFSMYGINQLASTTQILTLLLPFLLASCLIGIFIGELVPRRELVTVVVLISSMPLIFSSGFIWPVEMMPEWLVLLSQLFPSTPAIQGFLALNQMGASWQEVASQWTLLWGQVLLWGSLLALKLYHKSSKGTVGNSNSHRAV
- a CDS encoding ABC transporter permease, with the protein product MSANFRSIGSQSKSSQSRGSQSTEHHRVKNTLLRQWAIVRKDKWLLSCLTWIPLLLAASIWLIFSQGIARDLPVAVVDLEHSQISQQFTRLVDASPTLQVTQKYSSASDAAKAMIERDIYGYVVIPRHFDRDLLLGLNPQVSVFYNSQFILIGKLVNSALLQAQGTFNAQLEVVKQLSHGNTTVQSALGQAVTVQSQITPLFNKNTSYSQFLVSAVIPALWQIMIVVGTILVLTANVRARGLHAWLSNAPMKSLASTLTPYLVLFLMFGIAFSFWFYVLLDWPFNGSFVALTIAQLLTVISCIIMGCLFFFLTLDPARAISFAGAFTAPSFAFMGITFPVTDMNTAAQIWRSLLPVSHYIEVQTAQSSYGVSAAQSLISLSSMLWYAVPALVVMLLIKKHLAQSTLTAQADPSTKAGLSAKAALSAKTTPSTQPEASAQQGVKR
- a CDS encoding HlyD family secretion protein translates to MKPIKPLLLSLVGIGVIGWVGYSFYQAYQPQPVKLQGQIDAQQYSISSKVPGRIDEIFVRKGDSVEKGELIFSLLSPEIDAKLEQAKAGQKAAGALAQEAENGARTQQIQAAKDQWLKAKAAADLMDKTYQRVNNLYNDGVVAEQKRDEAKTQWQAAKYTESAAFQMYQLAQEGARDETKVAAAQKALMAAGAVAEVEAYAKDTQIHSWFNGEVSQVLLSSGELAPQGFPVVTVIDTKDAWAVLNVREDMLKHFEKGSQFEAYLPALDKSLTFQVTHIAVMGDFATWRSTDAAQGFDLRTFEVEAHPVDTSETLRMGMSLVVEL
- a CDS encoding TolC family protein, with the protein product MQMTKPKFRYLAIASMLLGTMASPGYAAPLTFSEAWQILQENNNSLAAQQANVERYQHLQNSTSSLNLPSITLGANYTHLDSDVTINGEQFSDSLSGVNPAISAILRPLVGGVTSTITEQDIFSSSIRAVWPIFTGGRITAAQNAAEGKSEEAQSQLLMEKQARYEDLSKYYFSVILAEDVVRTRQAVEAGLTQHRDFAIKLEQQGQIARVERLQADASLDKAIVERAKAQNDLKIAQLALTQILGQSESVEPSEQLFINKNLPHMDVFIDQTLMTYPGLKILDAKEKQASSLIKAEKGKYYPEVYLYGDYSLYEDDSLASEMKPDWLVGIGVNVPLLDTSGRSDKVAAAHSAVSQVQFLKSQAKQDLTVLVQKTYLEANQAIEEVQGLNSSLSLAQENLLLRKKAFTQGLSNSLEVVDAELYLASIKTQQSAARFKYLISLNKLLALTSEMNAYSSYLTSSVPSDFDSNTDTDSQSKG
- a CDS encoding ATP-binding protein, producing MKWSSISFRKRLLIIMTVTGLVELLILAAAGFYYIKQSQEQEMGLKALGVAEFLSESPLVTSIIQENGTLDPNGVPYVLSEETQVKFRNLTQLIGAAFIVVGDDKGIRLIHPYDDRLGKPMRGGDNQKALVLGESYVSTAKGSLGFSVRGKSAVKDTQGTIIGVVSVGYLLDSLQDRIEPYLAFLIVMALLVVAVNALISSYVSRRFQRAILGFEPEEIGRLYVELDVTMSTVKEGILSIDKHGILRSINKSACDILSIDRDKALNQQRLSDVLPGSDLEQLLSTGDTDHDVELYLNNKRIIANRSPIIVAGEVVGAVSSFRLRDEINDLTDQLSQTKEYADLLRSQTHEHQNKLNTISGLIQMGELDSVQQLIGQETAHYQSLIEFLRETVKDPLIAGMLLGKTERAREIGLELKVEEGSRLEALPSWLNADDVVTILGNLIDNAFDATMTAIKQEGQIAPARRVIEVSISDFGNEIIVEVEDKGCGLPKELATKALTEKGVSSKAKQNRGVGLYLIKQLADRYQGQLEMVDNHDFGTRMTVYLPKEEQ